A single region of the Streptomyces sp. AM 4-1-1 genome encodes:
- a CDS encoding helix-turn-helix transcriptional regulator, producing the protein MSSTYGEWIREQRVAAGLTQQDLADAAIMTRSHISHIEAGRRVPSQDDARRLDKALNTGNVLSRFRPQDDVAVADYFEAGRQLEQQATTIREFALSYVPGILQTEAYAQAVLRIAYPPRGTEERDRLVVSRIERARILDDPLTPVVSVLLDEAVLRRPIGGSTVMADQITSMIHLVERERVRIHVLPFGLGGHPLLLGMMTLMWFEDQPPAVYSEGAFMGTVHDSPGLVQRIQGTYDLALGDALPLKESVAFMRTIAKEYGHHD; encoded by the coding sequence GTGAGTAGCACCTATGGCGAATGGATCAGGGAACAGCGCGTGGCGGCGGGCCTGACGCAGCAGGACCTGGCCGACGCGGCGATCATGACGCGTTCGCACATCTCACACATCGAGGCGGGCCGCCGGGTGCCGTCGCAGGACGACGCACGGAGGCTGGACAAGGCACTGAACACGGGGAACGTACTCAGCCGCTTCCGGCCGCAGGACGACGTGGCGGTCGCTGACTACTTCGAGGCTGGACGTCAACTCGAACAACAGGCGACGACCATCCGAGAGTTCGCCCTGTCCTATGTGCCTGGAATCCTTCAGACCGAGGCATACGCGCAAGCAGTGCTGCGTATTGCGTATCCTCCCCGGGGCACCGAAGAGCGCGACAGGCTCGTTGTCTCGCGAATCGAGCGAGCGCGAATCCTTGACGACCCGTTGACCCCAGTAGTTTCAGTCCTGCTGGACGAGGCCGTGCTTCGCCGCCCGATCGGCGGGTCGACAGTCATGGCCGACCAGATCACATCCATGATCCACCTCGTGGAAAGGGAGAGGGTCCGCATTCACGTTCTTCCCTTTGGGCTGGGCGGGCACCCTCTCCTCCTGGGCATGATGACGCTCATGTGGTTCGAGGACCAACCCCCGGCCGTATACAGCGAAGGGGCGTTCATGGGAACGGTGCACGACTCCCCTGGCCTGGTTCAACGCATCCAGGGCACATACGATTTGGCTTTGGGAGACGCGCTTCCACTCAAGGAGTCCGTCGCCTTCATGAGGACAATTGCGAAGGAATACGGGCATCATGACTGA
- a CDS encoding DUF397 domain-containing protein: MTEHIVKTSAAMHGWRKSSYSNSDGGSCVEVGDSHPSGIPVRDSKNPHGPALVFPTAAWTSFVTNLRAGTFPS; the protein is encoded by the coding sequence ATGACTGAACACATCGTCAAGACCTCGGCAGCAATGCACGGCTGGCGCAAGTCGTCATACAGCAACAGCGACGGTGGCAGCTGCGTCGAGGTGGGGGACAGCCACCCCTCCGGCATCCCCGTCCGCGACTCGAAGAACCCCCACGGTCCCGCGCTCGTCTTCCCGACCGCCGCGTGGACCTCGTTCGTCACGAATCTCCGGGCGGGCACGTTCCCGTCCTGA
- a CDS encoding ABC transporter ATP-binding protein produces MTRTLPPDGGLRVESLSYQVEDRLLLDNVDLTVAPGESVAITGPSGSGKSTLLMCVLGLVKPDSGTVTAGGHRVTGLLPGALAKARRKYLGVVFQFGELLPELTPVENVALPMLLDGSDHRHAYASAAQLLDELEVPHGSTPTGLLSGGERQRTAVARALIAQPPVLLADEPTGALDPKARENVADQLFRICRERRCALLVVTHDPAIAARASRAFELENSVLVPAHQGTPA; encoded by the coding sequence GTGACCCGCACACTGCCGCCGGACGGTGGCCTCCGGGTGGAAAGCCTGAGCTACCAGGTTGAAGACCGACTCCTTCTCGACAACGTCGACCTCACCGTGGCTCCGGGAGAGTCCGTCGCCATCACAGGGCCGAGCGGCTCGGGCAAGTCCACGCTCTTGATGTGCGTGCTGGGACTGGTCAAGCCCGACTCCGGCACCGTCACCGCAGGCGGCCACCGGGTTACCGGCCTGCTTCCGGGCGCTCTGGCCAAAGCACGCCGTAAGTACCTCGGCGTGGTCTTCCAGTTCGGTGAGCTGCTGCCCGAATTGACGCCCGTGGAGAACGTAGCGCTGCCGATGCTCCTCGACGGCTCCGACCATCGCCATGCCTACGCGAGCGCCGCTCAACTCCTCGACGAACTCGAAGTCCCCCACGGAAGTACTCCCACAGGTCTGCTCTCCGGTGGGGAACGGCAACGCACCGCCGTCGCCCGTGCCCTGATCGCGCAGCCTCCTGTGCTGCTGGCGGACGAACCCACTGGTGCGCTCGATCCCAAGGCGCGGGAGAACGTCGCCGACCAACTGTTCCGGATCTGCCGTGAACGTCGCTGCGCACTCCTGGTCGTCACGCACGACCCTGCGATCGCTGCCCGTGCTTCTCGTGCCTTCGAACTCGAGAACAGCGTCCTCGTCCCCGCTCATCAAGGGACACCCGCGTGA
- a CDS encoding permease translates to MALTALALVTASATFDGRAQREQARGPIIAEDPTRATALWKEAYDSFGATPHGVIYIEPLTPDAAPPPGLSRWPAPGEAFFSHELAQAAREYDSLDRYGRYGGTITAQGLRSPSERIVYVRAAQAPADPVAQSWQYIAGFGQTFPMNQEIYPRTLPETAGTIAVLMAVPALALLVVATRVGSATRDRRSRLVNALGASWTHRALINVGEGFVPAASGTLLCLIPAALLLATDVRLPLTGYVISAADMRQMWPQLVAALFASLVLTLLLLVLLHRVQRSGTATRPSVSSSRLPKWRLALCVAGVLAIALSQYAPKGADVGIFLSGTVLMWAMLPSVIAMVSVANGRRIAASGYRKGNPGRLIAGRWTASHPGVLVRLSVVFIIGIGLISHLQVWNSRLGDSAAAAQELTRRVGDTLYLVHSSTLPPTAVKDLSRSLPKGAHLLAATAHPEGDRPRIDLVASCRDLSALRLPCPTSAQRITTRDPRLEELGRPYHGNLTVRATSGDLDTPHADGSLIVTADEPGHRAQIEKAAYAVHPGINVDTPGESWVIGAREKNSLNNWLFFFGGLGLTLLLIAGLISAAAEFVRIRAGLAPLSVLTGNDRVFRAIALWYLTVPLLIATAAATLITDWHSLFFVISLREGKFSWPVLATASAGFALAAVAIGVLAARSARRAAPSWRPHAD, encoded by the coding sequence TTGGCCTTGACAGCCCTGGCTCTTGTCACCGCGAGTGCCACCTTCGACGGACGCGCCCAGCGCGAACAGGCCCGCGGACCGATTATCGCCGAGGACCCCACGCGGGCCACCGCGCTGTGGAAGGAGGCCTACGACTCCTTCGGTGCCACACCGCACGGCGTCATCTACATCGAGCCCCTCACCCCTGACGCGGCACCGCCACCGGGTCTGTCACGTTGGCCCGCTCCGGGGGAGGCCTTCTTCTCTCACGAGCTGGCACAGGCCGCGCGAGAGTACGACAGCCTTGACCGTTACGGCCGATACGGCGGAACCATCACGGCGCAGGGGCTGAGGTCGCCTTCCGAACGCATCGTGTACGTCCGCGCCGCCCAGGCGCCGGCCGACCCCGTCGCGCAGTCCTGGCAGTACATCGCCGGCTTCGGCCAGACGTTCCCGATGAACCAGGAGATCTACCCCCGCACGCTGCCGGAGACCGCCGGGACGATCGCCGTCCTGATGGCCGTCCCGGCTCTCGCGCTGCTCGTGGTCGCCACCCGTGTAGGGTCGGCGACCCGCGACCGCCGCAGCCGGCTCGTCAACGCCCTGGGCGCCTCATGGACGCACCGGGCGCTGATCAACGTCGGGGAGGGGTTCGTCCCCGCCGCGTCCGGCACCCTGCTCTGCCTCATCCCGGCGGCCCTGCTGCTGGCCACCGACGTCCGGCTCCCTCTGACCGGTTACGTCATCAGCGCCGCCGACATGCGACAGATGTGGCCCCAGCTCGTCGCCGCCCTGTTCGCGTCTTTGGTGTTGACGCTGCTGCTGCTGGTCCTTCTGCACCGGGTACAGCGTTCCGGGACCGCGACCCGGCCGAGTGTCTCTTCCTCGCGTCTGCCGAAATGGCGCCTCGCGCTGTGTGTGGCCGGTGTTCTGGCGATCGCTCTGAGCCAGTACGCTCCCAAGGGTGCCGATGTCGGGATCTTCCTCTCCGGCACCGTCCTGATGTGGGCCATGCTCCCGTCGGTGATCGCTATGGTGAGCGTCGCCAACGGTAGACGCATCGCGGCCAGTGGCTACCGCAAAGGCAACCCCGGGCGTCTCATCGCCGGCCGCTGGACCGCGTCCCACCCCGGTGTCCTGGTACGGCTCTCCGTGGTCTTCATCATCGGTATCGGGCTCATCAGCCATCTCCAGGTCTGGAACAGCCGTCTGGGGGACAGCGCCGCCGCAGCCCAGGAGCTCACCCGACGCGTAGGCGACACCCTCTACCTCGTCCACAGCAGCACCCTGCCCCCCACCGCGGTCAAGGACCTCTCACGTTCCCTGCCCAAGGGCGCACACCTGCTGGCCGCAACGGCCCATCCCGAAGGGGATCGCCCTCGCATCGACCTGGTGGCATCCTGCCGCGACCTGTCAGCGCTGCGCCTGCCGTGCCCCACGTCGGCGCAGCGGATCACCACGCGTGACCCGCGGCTTGAGGAGCTGGGACGCCCCTACCACGGCAACCTCACTGTCCGGGCCACCAGCGGGGATCTGGATACCCCGCACGCCGACGGGTCTCTCATCGTGACCGCCGACGAGCCCGGCCACCGGGCACAGATCGAGAAAGCCGCCTACGCGGTACATCCCGGCATCAACGTCGACACACCGGGTGAGTCGTGGGTGATCGGAGCCCGGGAGAAGAACAGTCTGAACAACTGGCTCTTCTTCTTCGGCGGCCTGGGCCTGACGCTGCTTCTGATCGCCGGACTGATCAGCGCTGCCGCCGAGTTCGTCCGTATCAGAGCAGGACTGGCTCCCCTGAGCGTGCTGACCGGAAACGACCGGGTCTTCCGTGCGATCGCCCTGTGGTACCTGACGGTGCCGCTACTGATCGCGACCGCCGCCGCTACGCTCATCACCGACTGGCACTCCCTGTTCTTCGTCATCTCCCTGCGTGAGGGGAAGTTCTCCTGGCCGGTCCTTGCCACAGCATCCGCCGGCTTCGCTCTGGCCGCAGTGGCGATCGGAGTTCTCGCCGCGCGTTCCGCCCGCCGGGCCGCCCCGTCCTGGAGACCCCACGCCGACTGA
- a CDS encoding DUF6879 family protein, whose translation MDGSDRVLLDGEEWQAYFHDFKHSAFRLEVHQTYTMPAEADTVRSFLAGAPMPEGFNAPWHRTVRDHAAAGRTMTRAKIVRRPLTPYSRYLFEWCIPGNVAAGENYQITDVTDRPDSRIPAQDFWLFDESIVVHLNYRPDGTQIDRELIRSPDIAQYLARRDLALEGAVPFSAYRP comes from the coding sequence GTGGATGGCTCTGATCGCGTGCTCCTGGACGGCGAGGAATGGCAGGCATACTTCCACGACTTCAAGCACTCCGCGTTCCGCTTGGAGGTCCACCAGACGTACACCATGCCCGCGGAGGCGGACACGGTCCGCTCCTTTCTGGCCGGCGCACCGATGCCCGAGGGTTTCAATGCGCCGTGGCACCGGACCGTCCGTGACCATGCCGCGGCCGGACGGACGATGACCCGGGCAAAGATCGTGCGCCGCCCCCTCACCCCCTACAGCCGCTATCTGTTCGAGTGGTGCATTCCCGGAAATGTGGCAGCGGGGGAGAACTATCAGATCACCGATGTCACGGATCGACCGGACTCAAGAATACCCGCACAGGACTTCTGGCTGTTCGACGAATCGATCGTGGTGCATCTCAACTACCGGCCCGACGGCACCCAGATCGACCGGGAACTGATCCGCTCCCCGGACATCGCACAGTATCTCGCCCGGCGGGATCTCGCCCTGGAAGGCGCCGTACCGTTCAGTGCCTATCGACCCTGA
- a CDS encoding helix-turn-helix transcriptional regulator — protein sequence MPIDPDTQLRERKSLAEALRGLRRASGLSGERLALRCNMSQTKISRIETGRALPTVIDVDRILKALAVPDEVADEILRMARRANVSYASWRTYARVGLYRKQLELGSLESSSRVVRHFLPAVPTGLLHVREYATETLSPTVPGEPTRDVEKAVEARTRRQTILDDTSRTFWFLMTEQAVMWRRAGNDVMAAQCAHMAEVNRRPNVEIGVIPQTAHVPGTPMNIFVIYDDRLVTVELFSGEVTLRDPKDVTQHQNLFELFWSHALTGENASEFLSAASHSFMHQRD from the coding sequence GTGCCTATCGACCCTGATACCCAACTACGGGAACGGAAGAGTCTGGCGGAGGCCCTTCGGGGTCTCCGTCGCGCTTCCGGCCTCAGTGGTGAGCGCTTGGCGCTTCGCTGCAACATGAGTCAGACGAAGATCAGCCGTATCGAGACCGGTCGGGCTTTGCCGACCGTCATCGATGTCGACCGAATTCTCAAGGCACTCGCGGTGCCCGATGAAGTCGCCGACGAAATCCTCCGGATGGCACGCAGAGCAAATGTCTCCTATGCGTCCTGGCGTACCTACGCGCGTGTCGGTCTGTACCGCAAACAGTTGGAACTCGGCTCCCTGGAGTCCTCGTCCCGGGTGGTGCGCCACTTTCTTCCTGCCGTCCCGACGGGCTTGCTGCACGTACGCGAGTACGCCACGGAGACGCTGTCCCCGACCGTTCCCGGTGAACCGACGAGGGACGTGGAGAAGGCGGTGGAGGCACGTACGCGCCGTCAGACCATCCTGGATGACACGTCTCGTACGTTCTGGTTCCTGATGACCGAGCAGGCCGTCATGTGGCGGCGGGCCGGCAACGACGTCATGGCGGCGCAGTGCGCGCACATGGCCGAGGTCAACAGAAGACCGAACGTCGAGATCGGGGTAATCCCACAAACAGCACACGTACCTGGCACACCCATGAACATCTTCGTCATCTATGACGATCGACTGGTCACGGTCGAATTGTTTTCGGGAGAGGTCACGCTGCGCGACCCGAAGGACGTGACGCAACACCAAAACCTGTTTGAGCTCTTCTGGTCGCATGCCCTTACGGGCGAAAATGCGAGCGAATTCTTGAGTGCGGCCTCTCACTCTTTCATGCATCAACGTGACTGA
- a CDS encoding DUF397 domain-containing protein: protein MQNGIDLYALDIDMAAFAKACGGSTHPDGESCVTLARIGENAWALGDSKRPGTEPLRFTTEELEAAGIRPARFGLSV from the coding sequence ATGCAGAACGGCATCGATCTCTACGCGCTCGACATCGACATGGCCGCGTTCGCCAAGGCATGCGGCGGCAGTACGCACCCCGACGGCGAATCCTGCGTGACTCTCGCCCGTATCGGTGAGAACGCATGGGCGCTGGGTGACAGCAAGCGTCCCGGAACGGAGCCGCTGCGGTTCACCACCGAGGAGCTGGAAGCCGCCGGTATCCGACCGGCGCGCTTCGGGCTCTCCGTCTGA
- a CDS encoding acyl-CoA dehydrogenase family protein: MRRTVYNEDHEAFRETIRAFIEAEVVPVYDEWYAAGQAPRDFYLTLGELGLFGIEVPEEFGGAGEESFKFQAIISEETARAGVSFGGSGVHVALCLPYLKAYATDEQKKRWLPDFVTGKSMYAIAMTEPGTGSDLAGMKSTAKLSEDGSHYVLNGAKTFITGGVHADRVIVCARTAAPTAEDRRHGISLFVVDAGSEGYAVGRKLDKLGLKTSDTAELSFTDVKVPVGDLLGEENKGFHYLGQNLPQERLGIAVGAYAQAAAAVRFAQAYVKDRTVFGQSVASFQNTKFELAACKAEVDAAEAVADRALEAHDAGELSPAEAASAKLFCTEVAARVIDRCLQLHGGYGYMNEYPIARLYADNRVNRIYGGTSEVMKMIIAKSMGL, encoded by the coding sequence GTGCGCCGTACCGTGTACAACGAGGACCACGAGGCGTTCCGGGAGACCATCCGGGCCTTCATCGAGGCCGAGGTCGTCCCCGTGTACGACGAGTGGTACGCGGCAGGTCAGGCGCCGCGCGACTTCTACCTCACCCTCGGTGAGCTGGGGCTCTTCGGGATCGAGGTGCCGGAGGAGTTCGGCGGTGCGGGCGAGGAGTCCTTCAAGTTCCAGGCGATCATCTCCGAGGAGACGGCCCGCGCGGGTGTCTCCTTCGGCGGCTCCGGGGTGCATGTGGCGCTCTGCCTGCCGTATCTGAAGGCGTACGCCACCGACGAGCAGAAGAAGCGCTGGCTGCCCGACTTCGTGACCGGGAAGTCGATGTACGCCATCGCCATGACCGAGCCGGGCACCGGGTCCGACCTGGCCGGGATGAAGTCCACCGCGAAGCTCTCCGAGGACGGTTCGCACTACGTCCTCAACGGCGCGAAGACGTTCATCACCGGTGGCGTCCACGCCGACCGGGTCATCGTGTGCGCGCGTACCGCCGCGCCCACCGCCGAGGACCGCCGGCACGGCATCTCGCTGTTCGTCGTCGACGCCGGGTCGGAGGGGTACGCCGTCGGCCGCAAGCTCGACAAGCTCGGACTGAAGACCTCCGACACCGCCGAGCTGTCCTTCACCGACGTCAAGGTCCCGGTCGGGGATCTGCTCGGCGAGGAGAACAAGGGCTTCCACTACCTCGGGCAGAACCTCCCGCAGGAGCGGCTGGGGATCGCCGTCGGCGCGTACGCGCAGGCCGCCGCCGCCGTCCGGTTCGCCCAGGCGTACGTGAAGGACCGCACCGTCTTCGGTCAGTCCGTCGCGTCGTTCCAGAACACCAAGTTCGAACTGGCCGCCTGCAAGGCCGAGGTGGACGCCGCCGAGGCCGTCGCCGACCGGGCCCTGGAGGCCCACGACGCGGGCGAGCTGTCCCCGGCCGAGGCCGCGTCCGCCAAGCTGTTCTGCACCGAGGTCGCCGCCCGTGTCATCGACCGCTGCCTCCAACTGCACGGCGGCTACGGCTACATGAACGAGTACCCGATCGCCCGTCTCTACGCCGACAACCGGGTCAACCGCATCTACGGCGGCACCAGCGAGGTCATGAAGATGATCATCGCCAAGTCCATGGGCCTGTAG
- a CDS encoding acyl-CoA thioesterase II, whose translation MNAALESLLDLLDLERIERDIFRGASRSSVVPRVFGGQVAAQALVAAGRTVLPDRAAHSLHAYFLRPGDPGAPIIYTVDRIRDGRSFTTRRVVAVQHGQPIFHLSASFQVHEEGLEHQARMPDAPDPESLPTAERMLPEYAASFSDPGVMERLTEARAAVDLRYVDAPPYASVGQRREPRSQVWFRTNGKLDGAGDEPLLHVCLATYVSDMTLLDSVLLAHGRGGWASGDVVGASLDHAMWFHRPFRADEWLLYDQESPSASGGRGLGQARMYTADGRLAVTVIQEGVIRVPRG comes from the coding sequence ATGAACGCCGCACTCGAATCCCTGCTCGATCTGCTCGACCTGGAGCGGATCGAGCGGGACATCTTCCGGGGCGCGAGCCGGTCCTCGGTCGTGCCCCGCGTCTTCGGCGGACAGGTCGCGGCCCAGGCCCTGGTGGCCGCGGGCCGTACCGTCCTGCCGGACCGTGCCGCCCACTCCCTGCACGCGTACTTCCTGCGCCCCGGGGACCCGGGGGCGCCGATCATCTACACCGTCGACCGCATCCGGGACGGCCGCTCCTTCACCACCCGCCGGGTCGTCGCCGTCCAGCACGGTCAGCCGATCTTCCACCTCTCGGCGTCCTTCCAGGTGCACGAGGAGGGGCTTGAGCACCAGGCGCGGATGCCGGACGCCCCGGACCCGGAGTCCCTGCCGACCGCCGAGCGGATGCTGCCGGAGTACGCCGCTTCGTTCAGCGATCCGGGAGTGATGGAGCGGCTGACGGAGGCGCGGGCCGCGGTCGATCTCCGGTACGTCGACGCCCCGCCGTACGCCAGTGTCGGGCAGCGGCGCGAGCCGCGCTCCCAGGTGTGGTTCCGCACGAACGGCAAGCTGGACGGGGCCGGCGACGAACCGCTGCTGCACGTCTGTCTCGCCACGTACGTCTCCGACATGACGCTGCTCGACTCGGTGCTGCTCGCCCACGGGCGCGGCGGCTGGGCGTCCGGTGACGTGGTGGGCGCCAGCCTGGACCACGCGATGTGGTTCCACCGGCCGTTCCGGGCGGACGAGTGGCTGCTGTACGACCAGGAGTCGCCGTCCGCGTCCGGCGGGCGCGGACTCGGCCAGGCCCGGATGTACACGGCGGACGGGCGGCTGGCCGTCACGGTCATCCAGGAGGGTGTGATCCGGGTCCCCCGGGGCTGA